A stretch of Mustela nigripes isolate SB6536 chromosome 6, MUSNIG.SB6536, whole genome shotgun sequence DNA encodes these proteins:
- the LOC132020512 gene encoding LOW QUALITY PROTEIN: cilia- and flagella-associated protein 276-like (The sequence of the model RefSeq protein was modified relative to this genomic sequence to represent the inferred CDS: substituted 1 base at 1 genomic stop codon) codes for MPFTRDPFQHPTLDNDETYLGKLRASKKLPYKNPAHLAQQQEPWSRLSSTPTINSMRRDVYFFDPEIPKDDLDFRLAALYNHHTGTFKNKSEILLHQETTQDTHEIIKTQFPGELLSPPPPPSITSRSNIRYXINPKKESIHSIQGSIVSPHTAATNGGYSQKTDGGFFST; via the coding sequence ATGCCTTTCACCCGAGACCCTTTCCAGCACCCTACGTTGGATAACGATGAGACCTACCTGGGAAAACTCCGGGCTTCCAAGAAACTGCCATATAAGAACCCAGCTCACCTTGCTCAGCAACAGGAACCCTGGAGTCGGCTCAGCTCAACTCCCACAATCAACTCCATGAGGcgggatgtttatttttttgatccTGAGATACCAAAGGATGACCTGGATTTTCGCTTAGCAGCCTTGTACAACCACCACACAGGGACATTCAAGAACAAAAGTGAGATACTCTTACACCAGGAGACTACCCAGGATACCCATGAAATCATCAAGACCCAATTCCCTGGAGAACTTTTatcccctcctccaccaccttccATCACTTCCCGGTCTAACATCAGATACTGAATCAACCCTAAGAAGGAGTCTATCCACAGCATCCAGGGATCCATAGTGTCCCCTCACACTGCAGCCACCAATGGAGGCTACTCCCAAAAGACTGATGGTGGCTTCTTCTCTACCTAA